One genomic segment of Misgurnus anguillicaudatus chromosome 23, ASM2758022v2, whole genome shotgun sequence includes these proteins:
- the LOC129452935 gene encoding uncharacterized protein produces the protein MIFCLLLLSVLNGVFGVDGDEVKSVSVMEGDSVTLNTDITEIQKRDQIVWMFGPRETRIAEIYKKSIDMYDSVEIFRNRLTLDSQTGSLIITNIRTTNAGLYKLLIISNRGTSYKRFYVDVKGVFGVDGDEVKSVSVMEGDSVTLHTDIIEIQSRDHILWMFGPQETRLAEIYQERVHMDDSNEIFGERMNLDNQTGSLTITNISITNSGLYKLQIRGNRGNSYKRFIVTAYGKLNIIHRH, from the exons gtgtgtttggtgttgatggagatgaagtgaagtcagtgtcagtgatggagggagattctgttactctaaACACTGATATTACTGAAATACAGAAACGTGATCAGATAGTGTGGATGTTTGGACCTCGAGAGACTCGTATAGCTGAAATCTATAAGAAAAGCATTGATATGTATGACAGTGTTGAGATATTCAGAAACAGACTGACGCTGGACAGTCAGACTGGATCTCTTATCATCACAAACATCAGAACCACAAACGCTGGACTTTATAAATTACTGATCATCAGTAACAGAGGAACTTCATACAAGAGATTTTATGTGGATGTCAAAG gtgtgtttggtgttgatggtgatgaagtgaagtcagtgtcagtgatggagggagattctgttactctacacactgataTAATTGAAATACAGAGTCGTGATCACATACTGTGGATGTTTGGACCTCAAGAGACTCGTTTAGCTGAAATATATCAGGAAAGAGTTCATATGGATGACAGTAATGAAATATTTGGAGAAAGAATGAACCTGGACAATCAGACTGGATCTCTCACCATTACAAACATCTCAATCACAAACTCTGGACTTTATAAACTACAGATCAGAGGGAACAGAGGAAATTCATACAAGAGATTTATTGTTACTGCGTATGGTAAGCTTAATATCATTCACAGACACTGA